From Leptolyngbyaceae cyanobacterium, a single genomic window includes:
- a CDS encoding amino acid adenylation domain-containing protein, whose product MLSNFNDTCIHQLFELQVNRSPNAIAVIYEGKQLTYQELNSRANQLAHYLRSLGVGPEVLVAACVERSLESVVGLLAILKAGGAYVPLDPHYPPNRLAFMLEHSQTPVLLTQKHLVESLPQHQARIVCLDDNPEILLANARLAENLESGVTPDNLAYVIYTSGSTGQPKGVAIEHRGAVNTLLDINQRFEVGNSDRVLAVSSLSFDLSVYDIFGLLAAGGTVVIPKASPTPDPADWLEVMTQERVTLWDSAPPLMQMVVDYAATCGKTLPSSLRLVLLSGDWIPLTLPDRIKDLVSQSNAEINLTSPPTPLLQGEGSQTTPPFPCREGGSGGLGLSSTPQVISLGGATEASIWSILYPIAKVEPEWKSIPYGRAMTNQHFYVLNEAMEECREGEAGQLYIGGIGLARCYWRDPEKTNQRFITNPHTGDTANATLRERLYCTGDLGRYLPDGNIEFIGRIDHQVKIRGFRIELGEIESALRQHPEVGDAVVIVREDVPGNKRLVAYVVEKPANSSSSEPDLDSYSELLSQWRSLYENTYSQTPTHQNQTFNIIGWNSSYTGQPIPENEMRSWVESTVDRILQLQPQSVLEMGCGTGLLLSRIAPHCAQYLAADFSPQALRYIEQVKKSVPGLENVTLLERSADNFEGIEANSLDTIVINSVIQHFPSIDYLLKVLEGAVNAVRSGGNIFLGDLRSLPLLEAYHTSVQLHRASPELERTQLLSIVRSMMAQEEELVIDPAFFTALKQHLPKIGHVEILPKRGIQHNELTRFRYDVVLHIEERVPVSKDIKWLDWQPDWTIASVRQLLQTKSPEIIGWRQISNARLDTEIKTLQWLNSKEGVETVGEWRDNLQKQSPIGIDPEELWLLARELDYQIDISWLETSTSGSYSAVFRHLSPTEVSENKNIVFTAENNIKLKPWNDYANRPLHRNVAQKLVPNLRNFLQEKLPDYMMPDRFVVLESLPLTPNGKLDRKSLPAPDIARPDLAETYVAPRTPIEEILAGIWAEVLGVEQVGIYDNFLELGGHSLLAIQIDSRLRKTLNVELPVGSLFSYPTIASLAQRILESKSNLQKFHWQSTPIEPVPRNQKFPLSWNQQQLWFIAQLATDTPVYNEPCTIRLPGVIDVNNLSKALNEIIKRHESLRTRFITVDGQPVQVIEPLSHPFNLQFVDLRQLPINQREAEALRLATIEAKQPFDLTFSPLLRANLMQLSDEEYRLFLTFHHIVMDGVSIYNVFLPELAALYEAFCNDKVLELPELPVQYADFAVWQQQWLKGENLETHLDYWKQQLANLPVLQLPLDRPRPPIPTFRGQRQPLSLSKKLTEALKALSRQEGVTLYMTLLAAFKTLLYRYSGQEDIVVGTFSAGRNKPELNGLIGFFVNTLVLRTDLSGNLSFQELLSRIRNVTLAAYAHEDVPFEKLVETLQPERNFSENPLFQVAFAPQPLMPSFNEDWNVSYLDIQTDTAKFDLILDVEERPEGIIGRIEYNTDLFDAATIDRMLGHFQTLLEGIVADPVQKISQLPLLTECEQQQLAAWNNTQTDYPQGACIHQLFEEQVERSPDAIALVFEDKQLTYQELNQRANQLARHLRNLGVGAEVLVGICVERSLEMVVGLLGILKAGGAYLPLDPAYPPERLAFMLKDAGVPLLLTQGQLVNSLPKYQGRIVCLDTDWDVIERQSEANPECSVKADNLAYTIYTSGSTGQPKGVLLAHSGLSNLVTAQIQVFNVQPNSRVLQFASLSFDASIWEVVMALMVGATLVLATRDSLLPGAALLELLRDSVITTVTLPPSILAVLPAEELPALQTIIVAGEAVSADLVAKWSSGRRFFNAYGPTESTVCATIAECTDRSKSPPIGRPIANTQVYILDRHLQPVPIGVPGELYIGGAGLARGYLNRPELTAERFILNPFSNEATDRLYKTGDLARYLPDGNIEFLGRIDHQVKIRGFRIELGEIEAALAQHPDVRESVVMKREDGSGNQRLVAYIVSNLKPERTPFQSECLAEFDGNPAVKLRTEDISFGGVGLVDVPNNCQAGQSVRLYLHLPGSGEKLWLDGTVAWRRGKQAGIELALSAIEQNSFQKSIEYLLETQGFWKVLQRTAVGSLRHLLKQRLPNYMMPSSFVFLNALPLTPNGKVDRKALPDPDTFNRSLETTYLTPQTEIEAAIPTLWQEALHLEKVGVDDNLSDIELREIEAALAQHPDVRESVVMKREDGSGNQRLVAYIVSNLKPERTPFKSECVAEFDAKEAVKLRTEDISFGGVGLVDVPDHCQAGQAVRLRLHLPGSDDSRWFDGTVAWRRGNQAGIELALSAIEQNSFQKSIEYLLETQGFWKVLQRTAVGSLRHLLKQRLPDRMIPSSFVFLNALPLTPNEKVDPLALPVPDTFNIELETTYVAPQTEIEKAIATVWQQVLNLEKVGVDDNFFDLGGHSLLMAQAHSKLQELVGKAVSMIEMFKYPTISSLAKYLSQKQAEQASSVNNLESSSNKPKENRIQKQKAALNRQKQKQQHQGKE is encoded by the coding sequence ATGCTCAGTAATTTCAACGATACGTGCATTCACCAACTATTTGAATTACAAGTAAATCGATCGCCAAATGCGATCGCGGTAATTTATGAAGGTAAGCAGCTAACTTATCAGGAGTTAAATTCCCGTGCTAATCAACTAGCGCACTATCTGAGAAGTCTGGGTGTAGGGCCAGAGGTACTGGTCGCCGCTTGCGTGGAGCGCTCTTTAGAGAGCGTGGTAGGTTTGTTGGCTATTCTTAAAGCTGGGGGCGCTTACGTACCGCTAGATCCGCATTATCCCCCAAACAGGCTGGCGTTCATGTTGGAACATTCGCAAACGCCAGTATTACTGACGCAAAAGCACTTAGTCGAATCGCTTCCCCAACACCAAGCACGGATCGTTTGCTTGGATGACAATCCAGAAATATTACTAGCTAACGCGAGATTGGCAGAAAATTTAGAAAGTGGGGTTACGCCGGATAATTTAGCTTACGTAATTTATACATCCGGTTCGACGGGTCAACCCAAGGGAGTCGCGATCGAACATAGGGGTGCAGTCAACACCCTGCTCGATATTAACCAACGCTTTGAAGTAGGAAATAGCGATCGCGTTTTAGCAGTATCTTCCCTGAGTTTTGACCTGTCAGTATATGACATTTTCGGCTTGCTGGCGGCGGGAGGAACCGTCGTTATCCCCAAAGCTTCCCCAACGCCAGACCCCGCTGACTGGCTGGAGGTGATGACGCAAGAACGAGTCACCCTCTGGGACTCAGCACCACCATTAATGCAGATGGTCGTAGATTATGCTGCTACTTGTGGTAAAACCCTGCCATCATCTCTGCGATTAGTCCTTCTCAGCGGTGATTGGATACCACTGACTTTACCCGATCGAATTAAAGATTTAGTTTCTCAGTCGAACGCTGAGATAAATTTGACCTCTCCCCCAACCCCTCTCCTGCAAGGAGAGGGGAGTCAGACTACTCCCCCCTTCCCTTGTAGGGAAGGGGGGTCGGGGGGGTTAGGTCTATCCTCAACCCCACAAGTAATCAGCTTAGGAGGAGCAACCGAAGCTTCCATCTGGTCTATCCTATATCCGATCGCCAAAGTCGAGCCGGAATGGAAAAGCATCCCTTACGGTCGCGCCATGACCAACCAGCATTTCTACGTATTGAACGAAGCAATGGAGGAATGCCGGGAAGGAGAAGCAGGGCAACTATATATTGGGGGTATCGGTCTAGCGAGATGCTATTGGCGAGATCCCGAAAAAACCAACCAGCGCTTCATTACCAATCCCCATACAGGCGATACTGCTAACGCAACGCTGCGCGAACGCCTTTACTGTACCGGAGATCTCGGTCGCTATCTGCCGGATGGCAACATTGAATTTATCGGTCGCATCGATCACCAGGTCAAAATTCGCGGTTTCCGCATCGAACTGGGCGAAATCGAATCGGCACTCAGGCAACATCCTGAAGTAGGAGATGCAGTTGTCATAGTTCGAGAAGATGTGCCTGGTAACAAACGCCTCGTCGCTTATGTGGTTGAAAAGCCAGCAAATTCTTCATCATCCGAGCCAGATTTAGATAGCTATAGCGAACTTCTTTCGCAATGGCGATCGCTGTACGAAAATACCTACAGCCAGACTCCTACCCATCAAAACCAAACCTTTAATATTATCGGCTGGAACAGTAGCTACACGGGTCAACCTATCCCAGAAAACGAAATGCGCTCTTGGGTAGAAAGTACCGTCGATCGCATTCTGCAATTGCAACCCCAATCAGTTCTAGAAATGGGTTGCGGTACGGGTTTGTTACTATCTAGAATTGCTCCTCACTGCGCCCAATATCTGGCGGCGGACTTTTCCCCGCAGGCGCTGCGCTATATCGAACAGGTCAAGAAATCAGTGCCGGGATTAGAAAATGTCACGCTTCTAGAAAGATCGGCAGACAACTTTGAAGGCATAGAAGCAAATAGCCTGGATACGATCGTCATCAACTCGGTAATTCAGCATTTCCCCAGCATTGACTATTTGTTGAAAGTCTTAGAAGGCGCAGTGAACGCTGTTCGCAGCGGCGGAAACATTTTCTTAGGCGATTTGCGGAGTTTGCCGTTGCTGGAAGCTTATCATACCTCCGTGCAATTACATCGGGCATCCCCAGAACTAGAGCGGACGCAATTACTTTCCATCGTGCGATCGATGATGGCGCAAGAAGAAGAATTAGTCATCGACCCAGCTTTCTTTACCGCTTTAAAACAACACCTACCAAAAATCGGTCATGTCGAAATTTTGCCCAAACGTGGCATTCAACACAATGAATTAACTCGATTTCGTTACGATGTAGTTCTGCATATAGAAGAACGAGTTCCGGTTAGCAAAGATATCAAATGGTTAGACTGGCAACCCGATTGGACGATCGCATCTGTTCGTCAATTGCTACAAACAAAATCTCCAGAAATAATCGGCTGGCGACAAATCTCCAATGCACGTCTAGACACGGAAATCAAAACACTCCAATGGCTTAACAGCAAGGAAGGGGTAGAAACTGTAGGAGAATGGCGTGACAACTTACAAAAACAATCTCCAATTGGTATAGATCCTGAAGAACTTTGGTTATTAGCTAGAGAATTAGATTACCAAATCGATATTAGCTGGTTAGAAACCAGTACTTCTGGCAGTTATAGCGCCGTTTTCAGACACCTTTCTCCAACAGAAGTTTCGGAAAATAAAAACATAGTATTTACCGCAGAAAATAATATTAAGCTCAAACCTTGGAACGACTATGCCAATCGACCGCTACACAGGAATGTTGCCCAAAAGCTAGTACCAAACCTCCGCAATTTTCTGCAAGAAAAACTGCCTGATTATATGATGCCCGATCGCTTTGTCGTTTTGGAGTCACTACCACTGACCCCGAATGGCAAACTCGATCGCAAATCTCTACCAGCACCAGACATTGCCAGACCCGATTTGGCAGAAACTTACGTAGCACCTCGTACCCCGATCGAGGAAATCTTAGCCGGGATTTGGGCAGAAGTCCTGGGAGTAGAACAAGTTGGCATTTACGATAACTTTTTGGAATTAGGCGGACATTCCTTACTAGCAATCCAGATCGACAGCCGATTACGCAAAACATTAAATGTAGAATTACCCGTGGGTAGCTTATTTAGTTATCCCACGATCGCCTCACTAGCACAGCGAATTTTAGAAAGTAAAAGTAATTTACAAAAATTTCATTGGCAATCTACCCCGATCGAACCAGTTCCTAGAAACCAAAAATTTCCACTTTCATGGAACCAGCAACAATTGTGGTTCATCGCACAATTAGCAACCGATACCCCAGTTTATAACGAACCCTGCACGATTCGTTTGCCCGGTGTTATTGACGTTAATAACCTTTCTAAAGCTCTCAACGAAATTATCAAACGTCACGAAAGTTTGAGAACTCGCTTTATTACAGTAGATGGGCAGCCAGTTCAAGTTATCGAACCTCTTTCTCATCCTTTCAATCTACAGTTTGTAGATTTGAGACAGTTGCCAATAAACCAACGAGAAGCCGAAGCTTTGCGATTAGCAACTATAGAGGCAAAACAACCATTTGACTTAACTTTTTCTCCTCTGCTGCGGGCTAATTTGATGCAGCTATCAGATGAAGAATACAGGTTATTCTTGACATTTCATCACATCGTTATGGATGGTGTTTCTATATATAATGTATTTCTTCCCGAATTAGCGGCACTCTACGAAGCTTTTTGTAATGACAAAGTTCTAGAATTACCAGAATTACCCGTACAATATGCCGACTTTGCTGTTTGGCAGCAGCAGTGGTTGAAAGGAGAAAATCTGGAAACTCATCTAGATTACTGGAAGCAACAATTAGCCAATTTACCCGTTCTACAACTGCCATTAGATCGTCCCCGACCCCCGATTCCCACCTTTCGAGGTCAAAGGCAACCTTTGAGCCTATCCAAAAAGCTGACAGAAGCACTCAAAGCTCTTTCTCGACAGGAAGGAGTTACCCTCTACATGACTCTTTTGGCAGCATTCAAAACCTTGCTCTATCGTTACTCAGGACAAGAAGATATCGTGGTCGGAACGTTCAGTGCAGGTCGTAACAAACCAGAACTAAATGGATTAATTGGTTTTTTTGTTAATACTCTGGTGTTGCGTACAGACCTATCGGGAAATCTGAGTTTCCAAGAACTTCTTTCTAGAATACGTAATGTAACTTTAGCAGCTTACGCTCATGAAGATGTGCCGTTTGAAAAGTTAGTAGAAACACTGCAACCAGAGCGAAACTTCAGCGAAAATCCCCTGTTCCAAGTGGCGTTTGCTCCCCAACCCTTAATGCCATCTTTTAATGAGGATTGGAATGTCAGTTACCTTGATATCCAAACCGATACGGCGAAGTTCGATCTGATTTTGGATGTAGAAGAAAGACCGGAAGGCATCATCGGTCGGATTGAGTACAACACTGATTTGTTTGATGCTGCAACTATCGATAGAATGTTGGGGCATTTTCAAACTTTACTCGAAGGTATTGTTGCCGATCCAGTGCAGAAAATTTCTCAGTTGCCTCTGTTGACTGAGTGCGAGCAGCAGCAGTTGGCGGCGTGGAATAATACCCAGACGGATTACCCCCAAGGTGCTTGTATACATCAGTTGTTTGAAGAGCAGGTAGAACGATCGCCAGATGCCATTGCATTAGTATTTGAAGATAAGCAACTTACCTATCAAGAACTTAACCAAAGAGCGAATCAGCTAGCACGTCACTTGCGGAATTTGGGTGTGGGTGCAGAGGTATTAGTGGGAATCTGCGTAGAGCGTTCCTTGGAGATGGTGGTGGGACTCCTGGGCATTCTCAAAGCTGGTGGGGCTTACCTGCCGTTAGACCCAGCTTATCCCCCAGAGCGTTTGGCTTTCATGCTCAAAGATGCCGGAGTACCACTGCTGCTAACTCAGGGGCAGTTGGTCAACTCTCTTCCCAAATACCAAGGGCGTATCGTTTGCTTGGATACAGATTGGGACGTGATTGAGCGGCAGAGCGAAGCGAACCCTGAATGTAGCGTAAAAGCCGATAATCTGGCCTACACGATCTACACTTCTGGCTCTACAGGTCAGCCCAAGGGTGTTTTGCTGGCGCATTCTGGGTTAAGCAACTTGGTTACAGCACAAATCCAGGTTTTCAACGTACAACCGAACAGCCGCGTCCTCCAGTTCGCTTCTCTGAGCTTTGATGCCTCGATCTGGGAAGTAGTTATGGCCTTGATGGTGGGAGCAACCCTAGTACTGGCAACGCGGGACTCTCTACTGCCCGGAGCAGCTTTGCTCGAACTACTCCGCGACTCTGTTATTACAACTGTGACGCTGCCACCGTCAATCCTAGCGGTACTGCCTGCGGAGGAATTACCCGCGTTGCAGACAATTATTGTAGCTGGGGAAGCCGTTTCCGCCGATCTGGTAGCTAAATGGTCATCGGGTCGTCGATTTTTCAACGCCTACGGGCCGACAGAATCTACTGTTTGTGCAACTATTGCTGAATGTACCGATCGCAGTAAATCACCACCGATCGGACGACCGATCGCTAATACACAAGTCTATATCCTCGATCGCCATCTGCAACCAGTTCCGATCGGAGTTCCGGGAGAGTTGTATATTGGTGGTGCTGGTTTAGCACGGGGTTACCTCAACCGACCGGAATTAACTGCGGAACGCTTTATTCTCAATCCTTTTAGCAATGAAGCGACTGACCGACTCTACAAAACTGGCGACTTAGCCCGCTACCTACCGGACGGAAACATCGAGTTTCTCGGTCGCATCGACCATCAGGTGAAAATTCGCGGCTTTCGCATCGAATTGGGGGAAATTGAAGCGGCATTAGCTCAACATCCGGATGTGCGAGAGTCGGTAGTCATGAAACGGGAAGATGGGTCAGGCAATCAACGCTTAGTGGCTTACATCGTTTCTAATCTCAAACCAGAACGTACTCCTTTTCAGAGCGAGTGTCTAGCAGAATTTGATGGCAATCCAGCTGTGAAACTTCGCACGGAAGATATTTCATTCGGTGGCGTCGGCTTAGTGGATGTGCCAAATAATTGTCAAGCTGGTCAATCGGTGCGCCTATACTTGCATTTGCCCGGTTCTGGTGAGAAACTATGGCTTGATGGCACTGTCGCATGGCGTCGGGGAAAACAGGCGGGGATTGAGTTGGCGCTCAGCGCGATCGAACAAAACTCATTTCAAAAAAGTATCGAATATCTTCTGGAAACTCAGGGTTTCTGGAAAGTGTTGCAACGCACGGCAGTCGGTAGTTTACGCCATCTTCTCAAGCAACGGTTGCCTAACTATATGATGCCTTCGAGCTTTGTATTTTTGAATGCTTTGCCATTGACGCCTAATGGTAAAGTCGATCGCAAAGCTTTGCCAGATCCGGATACTTTTAATCGCTCTTTGGAAACTACTTATCTTACACCGCAAACAGAGATCGAAGCAGCGATTCCTACCCTTTGGCAAGAGGCATTACATTTAGAAAAAGTGGGTGTCGATGATAATTTATCAGATATCGAACTGAGGGAAATCGAAGCAGCATTAGCTCAACACCCGGATGTGCGAGAATCGGTAGTCATGAAACGGGAAGATGGGTCAGGCAATCAGCGCTTAGTGGCTTACATCGTTTCTAATCTCAAACCAGAACGTACACCTTTTAAGAGCGAGTGCGTAGCGGAATTTGATGCAAAGGAGGCAGTGAAGCTTCGCACGGAAGATATTTCATTCGGTGGCGTCGGCTTAGTGGATGTGCCAGATCATTGTCAAGCAGGTCAAGCGGTGCGCCTGCGCTTGCATTTGCCCGGTTCTGATGATTCGCGATGGTTCGATGGTACTGTGGCATGGCGTCGGGGAAACCAGGCGGGGATTGAATTGGCGCTCAGCGCGATCGAACAAAACTCATTTCAAAAAAGTATCGAATATCTTCTGGAAACTCAGGGTTTCTGGAAAGTGTTGCAACGCACGGCAGTCGGTAGTTTACGCCATCTTCTCAAGCAACGGTTGCCCGATCGTATGATACCCTCC